GCGCCGTCGACCGTGAGGAGCCAGGCCCGCTCCCGGTCCACATCGGGCATGAGGCGCGCGGTGCCCTGGTCGACCTCACGGATGACGGGAATCTGCTCGTTCACGCTCTCATTGTGCAGGGGGTCGCCGCGGGGACCGTCAGAGGTGCTTGAGGGCCTCGCGGACAGAGAGCGGCGAGAGCCGGGCCGTGTGCGCGGCGACGAACGAGCGGACCTCGGCCGGGGCCGTCTTGCCGTACTCGCGCAGGCTCCAGCCGATGGCCTTGCGGAGGAAGAAGTCGGTGTCGGCGGCGCGGCGCAGACAGTGGGCGAAGAGCCGGTCCGCGTCGGTGGCGTCCTTGAACCGCAGCTGGTGGAGGATCGCCGTCCGGGCCACCCACGGGTCCTCGTCCTCGATCCACTCGTCCATGCGGTCGCCCAGGGCGGGATCGGCCGCGACCAGACCGCCCACGACATGCGCGGCGAGGTGGTCGACCGTGTCCCACCAGGAGACGGTGGTGACGAGCCGGCGGGCCACGGGCAGGAACCCGGACGAGCAGCGCTTCACATGGCGGCGCAGATAGTCGACGGCGAAGTAGTGGTACTCCCGCTCGGGCAGCTCGAAGCAGCGCAGGGCGACGGCGGCGCAGTCCTGCTCGTCCGGGCGGGGGGTGCCGTCGAGGACGGTGCGGGACAGGGCCCGGCGCTCGGGGGTGCGCAGCCCGAGGAAGGGGGCGACCCCCTTCATGTACGCGACCATCTCCTGCGCCCGGAAGGGGTTCCCCGCGGCCGGGTAGACGGCGGTGAGCCGCTCCAGGAGGGTGTCGGCGAGGGCGCTGTCCGGGATACCGGCGAGGGCGCTGTCGGGGGTGCCGACGAGCGCCCGGTCCGGAGGTCCGGCGGAGGCAGGGTCCGGAGTGCCGGTGGGGCCGCCGGCCGGTGACGCGGTCTCGGTCATGGGGCCCTCCCTGTCATGGACTCTCCGCCCGGGATGTCGAGGCGCCCGCCGAGGCCACGGCCTGTCCGCCCGGCGGGACATGACGCACATTACGGCGATCATACGGACGCGTCCGTTACTCTCCCCGAATGCTCGCTCCCGTGCCCCGGCCGCCGGGCTCCCTCGCCCTCCGCTGCTCCCGGGCCCTGCTCGCGCCCCGCGCACGGCTCTCGGTGCTCGCGCTCCTGCTGCTCACCGCCGCGGCCCTCGTCGTGCTGTACGAGCCGCAGCGGCTGCTCTCCTCGGGCTGGCCGCGGCAGACGGACGGCGCGGGCGCGGTGATGCTCTTCGGTCTGGCGTACGGCGTGTGCACGGCGGCGTTCGTCCCGCGTCCGGTGCTGAATCTGGCGGCGGGCGCGCTCTTCGGCTCGGCCTTCGGCCTGACGGCGGCGATCGCGGGGACGGTGCTCGGCGCCGGGATCTCCTTCACCCTCGGCCGCTTCCTGGGGCAGGACGCGCTGCGTCCGATGCTGCGGGGGCGCTGGCTGACGGCGGCGGACGGGCAGCTCAGCCGGCACGGGTTCCGTTCGATGCTGGCGATCCGGCTGTTCCCGGGGGTGCCGTTCGCGGCGGCCAACTACTGCGCCGCCGTCTCCCGGATGGGGTA
This sequence is a window from Streptomyces sp. NBC_00691. Protein-coding genes within it:
- a CDS encoding DNA alkylation repair protein, coding for MTETASPAGGPTGTPDPASAGPPDRALVGTPDSALAGIPDSALADTLLERLTAVYPAAGNPFRAQEMVAYMKGVAPFLGLRTPERRALSRTVLDGTPRPDEQDCAAVALRCFELPEREYHYFAVDYLRRHVKRCSSGFLPVARRLVTTVSWWDTVDHLAAHVVGGLVAADPALGDRMDEWIEDEDPWVARTAILHQLRFKDATDADRLFAHCLRRAADTDFFLRKAIGWSLREYGKTAPAEVRSFVAAHTARLSPLSVREALKHL
- a CDS encoding TVP38/TMEM64 family protein, translated to MLAPVPRPPGSLALRCSRALLAPRARLSVLALLLLTAAALVVLYEPQRLLSSGWPRQTDGAGAVMLFGLAYGVCTAAFVPRPVLNLAAGALFGSAFGLTAAIAGTVLGAGISFTLGRFLGQDALRPMLRGRWLTAADGQLSRHGFRSMLAIRLFPGVPFAAANYCAAVSRMGYVPFLVATAIGSVPNTAAYVVAGAQADEPGSPAFLFSAGFIALSALAAAVVAWRKRHHLRAPAPAVAPEPGQTRETVGSPR